The Dehalococcoidales bacterium genomic sequence GCAGCCGGTGGGTTATCATCGGCCCGGCACGGACTTTACCGGTGGTGAAGAGCGCAATCGCTCGCCGCCATATCTCGGCGTCATAGCCGTAGGCACCGATGACCGATTTGCTCTGGCGCACCAACTGGGTGGTCGGTATCTCGGCCGGTGCGGGATGAATCCCGATGAGTATCGCCTTCCCGCCGGGACGTATCATGTTGACCGCTTCGGTGACGCTCTTCGGGTTGCCCGAAGCCTCGAAGACGAGGTCCAGTCCGCCACGTAAACCTCCACCGCTCAGTTCCCTGGCTTTGCTAACCAGGTCCTCTTTGTCCACATTCACAATAACATCGGCACCGAGCTCACGGGCAATCTGCAGTCGCTTTTCATCGGCACTAGTACCGGCTACCATTACCAGTCCTGCCCCGGCCGCCTTCAACACCTGGAGGGTGAGCAGCCCGATAGGACCCGGCCCCAGCACTGCCGTCGTTTGACCAACCCTGATAGTGGACAGGTCCACGGCACGCAGGACCACACAGAGCGGCTCGGTGAGTGCCGCGGTCTCGGTGTCAAGGTCGTCGGGCAGTTTGAAGATGCTGGCACCGGCCGTAATGCGCAGGTACTCGGCAAAGGCACCATCGCTGGCCAGCCCGAGGCCTATCCGGTTGGCGCAGGCATCAGGCTTGCCTACCTGGCAGTGCAGACATCGACCACAGGGCATACCGGGCATCGCCGTGATGCGGTCGCCCACCGCCACCATGTCGACCTTCGCCCCCACCTGGACGACCTCTCCGGCAAACTCATGACCCAGTATCACCGGCAGGGGCATCCACTCGTAGTTAGGAGTCCACTCGTAGACATGAACATCGCTGCCACAGACACTTGCCGCGATAACCTTTACCAGGATGTCGGCATCGCCGACCTCAGGAATATCGACATCGAGCACCTCGATGCCCGGCTCTCTCTTCGTCTTGACTACCGCTTTCATCAGGCTACTTTTCACCGGTTAATTACCTTGGTGAAAGGTTCTTCAGGCTCAGTGATAGCATCTATCACTGTTGGCACCGACGACTGGAAAGCCTCTTTTAACGCTGGTTCCAGGTTATCGGGATTGTCCACCCTTATACCCTGACAACCAAATGCACGCGCTATCGCGGCAAAATCGGTATCAATAAACTCAGAAGCGACTGCCTTGCCTCCCATCATATACTTCTGCGCGTCACGGACGTTACCCAGTACGCTGTTATTCATCACCAGGAACACTACCGGCAGATTGTACTGGACGGCGGTGGAAAGAACGTGGGTTGTCATTCCGAAACCACCATCGCCGGATACGGACAGTACCGGCCGGTCCGGATGGAGCAGTTTGGCAGTGAGAGCCGCAGGAGGTCCCCAGCCCATGCCGGCAGCACCGCCAGGACAGAATAACGAACCTGCCACTTTACTCTTGAAGAAGTGGGCCATCCAGATTCGGTTGTTACCGGCATCAAACGTAACGATTGCCGAATTGTCCAATACGTTATCAATTGCCTTGACTATCCGCTGCGGCAGTAACGGAGAGGCGCTGGAATAAAGCTCCGGGGCTTCACAATAGGCTTCTTCCACCTTGGCTTTTGCCACGGCATCAAGACGGTCTTGAGGAGCGGCAAGTTCGCCACCGCTCCGGGTATTCAGTGCTTTCATGATTTGAGTAAGTACATTCCTGGCATCACCGGTGATGCCCATTTCTACAGGGTATGTCCAGCCGACGTTCCTCGGTTCAATATCTATCTGGATAATCCGCTGCTTTGAGGGGTCTATCATGCTGGGGTTCCCATTTCTTGTATCACTGGGGTCGAGTCGGCATCCAACAACCAGAAGAAGGTCGGCGGCGGCAATCAGGCTGTTGGCTACTTTCTGCCCAAAGTCCCCCATCATGCCGAGTGCGAGCGGATGGACTTCGGGGAAGGCACTTTTACCCCGGTAGCTGGTAGCAACCGGAATTCCGAGGGCTTCGGCAAGCTCCTTCAATTCTTCGTATGCCTTTGAGTTGTGAATACCGCTGCCGGCAATAATGACCGGACGCTGTGCTTCCAGTAAAATCTCAAGCAGCTTGTCGATATCTTCAGCCGGTGCCGCACTCCTGGACGCCGGCAGGTAGCCAGCCATATTATGAATCCTGTCGACCTTCTTCGGGTCCATTTCTCCGGTCAGGGCAGCGGCGCGCATAACTACACTGGCCGGTCCCGGCTTACCTGTCATAGCGTGTTTGATGGCAAGCTGGACACCGCTCGCTGCTTCTTCCGGACTGGTAGCGTAGCACGTGAATTTGCACATGGAACGCATTATGCCGGGAAGGTCATAAGAGCCATATTCACCGCTGCCCGACTGGTATGCGCCGAGCTGGGGTAAGTTGCGGTCCGAAGTATCGGTAAGAACAAGCATGGGTGAACCATACAGAAAGGCTTCAATGATACCGATACCTGCGTTCGAGGCGATCCAGGCCCCCTGCCCCATGACTACTCCGGGCTTTCCCGTCATCCGACCGTACATGTCTGCCATACATGCCGCCGCGTGCTCATGGCGTGTGAGGATAACTTTTATCTTATCCTGGCGCTTATCGAGTTCGTTAAAGATACCGAGGGTATGGCCACCTGGAATACCAAACACATGGTCAATCCCTGCTTCAATTAGTGCGTCGCAGATTTTCTCGCTGGCTTGTGTCAATTGAAATCCTCCTTTGAATATGG encodes the following:
- a CDS encoding thiamine pyrophosphate-binding protein encodes the protein MTQASEKICDALIEAGIDHVFGIPGGHTLGIFNELDKRQDKIKVILTRHEHAAACMADMYGRMTGKPGVVMGQGAWIASNAGIGIIEAFLYGSPMLVLTDTSDRNLPQLGAYQSGSGEYGSYDLPGIMRSMCKFTCYATSPEEAASGVQLAIKHAMTGKPGPASVVMRAAALTGEMDPKKVDRIHNMAGYLPASRSAAPAEDIDKLLEILLEAQRPVIIAGSGIHNSKAYEELKELAEALGIPVATSYRGKSAFPEVHPLALGMMGDFGQKVANSLIAAADLLLVVGCRLDPSDTRNGNPSMIDPSKQRIIQIDIEPRNVGWTYPVEMGITGDARNVLTQIMKALNTRSGGELAAPQDRLDAVAKAKVEEAYCEAPELYSSASPLLPQRIVKAIDNVLDNSAIVTFDAGNNRIWMAHFFKSKVAGSLFCPGGAAGMGWGPPAALTAKLLHPDRPVLSVSGDGGFGMTTHVLSTAVQYNLPVVFLVMNNSVLGNVRDAQKYMMGGKAVASEFIDTDFAAIARAFGCQGIRVDNPDNLEPALKEAFQSSVPTVIDAITEPEEPFTKVINR
- a CDS encoding alcohol dehydrogenase catalytic domain-containing protein is translated as MKSSLMKAVVKTKREPGIEVLDVDIPEVGDADILVKVIAASVCGSDVHVYEWTPNYEWMPLPVILGHEFAGEVVQVGAKVDMVAVGDRITAMPGMPCGRCLHCQVGKPDACANRIGLGLASDGAFAEYLRITAGASIFKLPDDLDTETAALTEPLCVVLRAVDLSTIRVGQTTAVLGPGPIGLLTLQVLKAAGAGLVMVAGTSADEKRLQIARELGADVIVNVDKEDLVSKARELSGGGLRGGLDLVFEASGNPKSVTEAVNMIRPGGKAILIGIHPAPAEIPTTQLVRQSKSVIGAYGYDAEIWRRAIALFTTGKVRAGPMITHRLPLTQAREGFEAAVRREATKVILVP